The proteins below come from a single Sediminispirochaeta bajacaliforniensis DSM 16054 genomic window:
- a CDS encoding ATP-binding protein has protein sequence INTRYERGSIILTSNKTFGKWGEIMADDAVATATLDRLLHHSHVVSLKGDSYRMKDRMKIGAVGF, from the coding sequence CATCAACACCCGGTATGAACGTGGATCTATCATCCTCACTTCAAACAAGACCTTTGGCAAGTGGGGTGAGATTATGGCTGATGATGCGGTCGCCACTGCTACCTTAGACCGGCTCCTACATCATTCGCATGTAGTCAGCCTGAAGGGTGATTCGTATCGCATGAAAGACAGAATGAAAATTGGAGCCGTTGGCTTCTAA